TCAAGAAATTGAATGACCATTTGAGCATCCCAATTCTCATTAAGGTACTTAAGGATGTTTTCCAGATCTTCTTTAGCAAGAGGGGCCCATATTATCAGCTCAGCCATTATATTTTTTTCTGTTATCTTCCATCACCTGATTATGGGGTATACCTTCATTATTATCCAATTGTTTAAGACTTTCCTTTAATCCTTCTTGCTGGGTGGATGTGAGATTATCCCATTCATCAACATCATCTTTACTGTTTAAATGGTTCAGAATTATCCCATATAATTCTTCCAGTGTTTTTTGATCCAGGCTATCAAGGGTCCGAAACAACTTAAGTTTTAAATCTGCTGTATCCATTGTTGTTATTTTTTCGAATTAAAACGCAAGAATGTAGTATTTTAATTTATAACTTTTATTTTTATTTGGCCTATGCTTTAATCTTTATAATTCTTTAAAACATTCAACACATAATCGATATCTTTTTCCGTATGATCGGCTGCTATCTGGAAACGTATTTCTTCATCACCTGTGGGTACCACCGGATAGCTTAATCCTGTTGCCAGAATTCCGTTTTCATTCAGGTAACCCACCATTTTTTTGGTTTTTTGGGTGTCTCTTACCATTAAGGGGACTACCGGATGTTCTCCTTCGATCGTTTCAAAACCGGCATCTTTCAAACCGTTTTCGAAGAGTTGGGTCATTGCCCGGAGGTGTTCCAATATTTTCTTTCCCTCTTCCGAATCAACTATATCGACGGCTTTTTTGGCAGCTTCTGCTTCCGAAACCGTAATGGGATTAGAGTAAACATAGGTTGGCGCTGTTTCCCTCAGGTAGGTGATCACATCGGAGGAAGAAACAACATATCCGCCATTGACACCAAATGCCTTTCCAAGTGTGCCGATCAGTATATCTGCCTGTGTTCCGGTATACTCCTCAACACCCCGGCCTGTATTGCCAAAGGCTCCAACACCATGGGAATCATCTACAATGGAAATCACCCCTTCCTCAAACCGGTCGTTATATTTTTTGCAGATTTCTACCAGTTTGTCCAGAGGCGCGTTGTCTCCTCTCA
The DNA window shown above is from Bacteroidales bacterium and carries:
- a CDS encoding aminotransferase class I/II-fold pyridoxal phosphate-dependent enzyme, whose amino-acid sequence is MTLNKLNGVLYDNVKQLEKEGRAKGKEKVITGITSPKDGNGPRYILEGYGDKKFLRMNSNAYLGLALRSDMIEAEEEGAREFGVGPGAVRFINGTYKPHVELEKKLAEFHSREESMIFSSAYATSLGVIHPLTTKETILISDELNHNCIINAIRLGKPAAKEIYSHNNMEELEGALERSVGKGKRALVVTDGIFSMRGDNAPLDKLVEICKKYNDRFEEGVISIVDDSHGVGAFGNTGRGVEEYTGTQADILIGTLGKAFGVNGGYVVSSSDVITYLRETAPTYVYSNPITVSEAEAAKKAVDIVDSEEGKKILEHLRAMTQLFENGLKDAGFETIEGEHPVVPLMVRDTQKTKKMVGYLNENGILATGLSYPVVPTGDEEIRFQIAADHTEKDIDYVLNVLKNYKD